The proteins below come from a single bacterium genomic window:
- a CDS encoding cytochrome c3 family protein, which translates to MNIKSPTSALLSLAPVMLLVFAAAVRAADSGFDADCASCHAAKSTLFQSAIARFENSLPADLHFTYGLTCADCHAPHSEANPAGARPGLEACAGCHKAISEAYSNGGHYDAFRELGYNDCSACHKPHGLERLESEITSNSAIEAGDGFCATCHFPGSVHHSRIAEMKTVFQEISKKVKELGREQAGLMSKERLLPPPLRSKAQFGGPPEAMLDEAKAALHGVDGWMEKISLDADIRLAKIKRDSNRAEMLIAAMFVAAATLAVAVAWMYLRAKPR; encoded by the coding sequence GTGAATATTAAATCTCCCACAAGTGCGCTGTTGTCCCTAGCGCCGGTCATGCTTTTGGTTTTCGCGGCGGCTGTGCGCGCCGCCGATTCCGGATTCGATGCCGATTGCGCTTCCTGCCATGCCGCGAAATCAACCTTATTCCAGTCTGCAATCGCCAGGTTCGAAAACTCGCTTCCCGCCGACCTGCATTTCACATACGGATTGACTTGCGCCGACTGCCACGCGCCACACAGCGAAGCGAATCCCGCGGGAGCGCGCCCCGGCCTCGAGGCCTGCGCCGGGTGCCACAAGGCGATATCCGAAGCATATTCCAATGGGGGGCACTATGACGCATTCCGGGAGCTTGGCTACAACGACTGCTCTGCATGCCACAAGCCGCATGGTTTGGAACGGTTGGAATCGGAAATAACTTCGAATTCTGCGATCGAAGCCGGAGACGGATTTTGTGCGACGTGCCATTTTCCCGGAAGCGTTCATCATTCGAGAATCGCCGAAATGAAAACCGTTTTTCAGGAAATCTCCAAAAAAGTAAAAGAGCTGGGCAGGGAGCAGGCCGGATTGATGTCGAAAGAGCGGTTGCTCCCCCCGCCGTTGAGAAGCAAGGCGCAGTTCGGCGGCCCGCCCGAAGCCATGCTGGACGAAGCGAAGGCAGCGTTGCACGGCGTTGACGGATGGATGGAAAAAATTTCGCTGGATGCGGATATCCGGCTTGCCAAGATAAAACGGGATTCGAACCGCGCCGAAATGCTGATAGCCGCAATGTTCGTTGCCGCGGCGACGCTCGCGGTGGCGGTCGCGTGGATGTACTTGCGGGCGAAGCCGCGGTGA